CCGTCGCCCTCACCTTCACTCTTCTTCCCCTTTCAATTCTGCTCTATCCTCTCTGAatatctccccctctctctctctattcaaGTGTAGAGGCAGTGCTCCGCCACCCGATGCTGTTCTTCGCGTCGTCCCGCGCTCCCAAAGCTGGGAACCGGCTCCCCGCCTCCAAGTTCTCGGCATCGACGTCCCGTGCTGCCTGCATCCTCGCCAAGCCCGACTCGCAGCCGTGTAGCCCGAGCTCGCCAAGGCGCTTCAACTCCGCCGCCGCGCCATCTTCTTCAGGCGCTCGAGCACGAGCACAAGCTCGCCCGCGCCCCACCTCTCTCTGCCGCTCCGTCCGCCGCCCGCGGTGCCGTGACCCGCCACTGCCGTGCCCTGCATCACTCTGTAGCCGCGCCGCCTGGGTCGATGCGGTCAGCGCTCCCAAGCCGTTGACCCCGCGCCAGGGGACGACTATTTCCTCCCATGCGTGCGCGCCCGTGctccagccctcccctccccatgcTGCCGGCACACTCGCGCCGGGGCCGTATCCAGCCTGTGCCTGGACGACGGAAGCCCCCTCACTGTCCGTGCGCTTCGGCCAGCTCCCTGTCGCGCTCGAGACCTCCTCGAGTCTTCCCGCCGAGGCCTTCCCGGTGACCAGCCTTTGACTTGGTTCTCCTGTCCGCCTCGGCGCGGACGCCCGCCACGACgccggcggcaagcggcggcgcgTGCCCGGCGATGGAGAACGGCAGGATAAGCGGTGAGAGGCGCGGTGGTGAGCCAGTCCAATAAGAGATAAGGGTTGCGGGCATAGTTTCTAACAAATTTAGGGGGTTTTACGCAAAAACGAAACGTTTTTCCAAAGTGCCACTTAAACA
The Triticum dicoccoides isolate Atlit2015 ecotype Zavitan chromosome 3A, WEW_v2.0, whole genome shotgun sequence genome window above contains:
- the LOC119272011 gene encoding nuclear envelope pore membrane protein POM 121-like; the protein is MGQGLRGRRRPLRLLFSMIRPLLLLSSTIRGDVGVASSSSGRCASSSHMPGRAIGAPRSVEAVLRHPMLFFASSRAPKAGNRLPASKFSASTSRAACILAKPDSQPCSPSSPRRFNSAAAPSSSGARARAQARPRPTSLCRSVRRPRCRDPPLPCPASLCSRAAWVDAVSAPKPLTPRQGTTISSHACAPVLQPSPPHAAGTLAPGPYPACAWTTEAPSLSVRFGQLPVALETSSSLPAEAFPVTSL